The proteins below are encoded in one region of Dioscorea cayenensis subsp. rotundata cultivar TDr96_F1 chromosome 18, TDr96_F1_v2_PseudoChromosome.rev07_lg8_w22 25.fasta, whole genome shotgun sequence:
- the LOC120281923 gene encoding uncharacterized protein LOC120281923 has protein sequence MRIRRRLPASQVPDPCLQIQPSQHPQNDILEPTQHPPGTTPLLGLHPDVDLSLDPHPSCIPSLNPNLKQVVTDKLELEEEEDKNKKKKIKKGDVDASKIRDFHVNSNNKSGGRVLSGERKAKAKAIVNTSKTSDEAVVNVSVKEEEEEEERVKKRRSPAVLMEGSRCSRVNGRGWRCCQQTLVGYSLCEHHLGKGRLRSMSSVRGQLGSTKPIKTNAQLSEDIITSSNAMTAKNNGDEDGDNQENKCKKIGIVKARSISSLLG, from the exons atGAGGATCAGAAGAAGACTTCCTGCATCTCAAGTTCCAGATCCATGTCTCCAAATCCAACCATCTCAACATCCCCAAAATGACATCCTGGAACCAACTCAACATCCTCCAGGAACTACACCACTTCTTGGATTGCACCCAGATGTGGATCTATCACTAGATCCCCATCCCTCTTGCATTCCCTCTCTAAATCCCAACCTTAAACAG GTTGTGACTGATAAACTAGAGCTTGAAGAGGAGGAagacaagaacaagaagaagaagatcaagaagGGTGATGTAGATGCCAGCAAGATCAGAGATTTCCAtgttaatagtaataataagag TGGTGGAAGAGTGTTATCAGGAGAAAGAAAAGCCAAGGCCAAGGCTATTGTTAATACTAGTAAAACAAGTGATGAAGCTGTTGTGAATGTGAGTgtgaaggaggaagaggaagaggaggagagagTGAAGAAGAGAAGGAGCCCTGCTGTGTTGATGGAGGGCTCACGGTGCAGCCGGGTGAATGGAAGAGGCTGGCGGTGCTGCCAGCAAACGCTTGTCGGTTACTCGCTTTGTGAGCATCATCTCGGCAAAGGCAGGCTCCGGAGCATGAGTAGTGTCCGTGGCCAACTCGGCAGCACGAAGCCAATCAAAACCAATGCTCAGTTATCAGAGGATATCATTACTTCATCCAATGCAATGACTGCAAAGAATAATGgtgatgaagatggtgataaCCAAGAGAACAAGTGCAAGAAGATCGGCATTGTGAAAGCTCGGTCTATTAGTAGTTTGCTTGGATAG